The following proteins are encoded in a genomic region of Arcobacter cloacae:
- a CDS encoding SAM-dependent methyltransferase, protein MQKLWNKFGDNFFSKIKIGTLQVVYKDGTIELYGEKKVEEKITLEIYNNRFFSRTILYGDIGFCESYIDKDFETSNLTKLIKLALLNAKYLGTTSENEKNRLINLMPIFNKIKHSLRKNSKTNSRKNISAHYDLSNEFYKLMLDETMMYSSAVFTDKNQDLYEAQKNKLEKLSSKLNLKEGSKVLEIGSGWGAMALHLANDKGCDVTTVTLSVEQKKLCEDRFKEHKIEDKIDILLKDYRDLNGKFDAIIAVEMFEAVGKEYFHIFFKKCQELLKPNGVLVLQVITMPDQRYKAYSKGTDFIQKYIFPGGHLPSISKILEVTSKHTRLNLNHLEEFTEDYAKTLNIWHENFEKKLEEVKKLGFDEYFIRMWKMYLNYCEAAFLTRNINLHQLVFTRDQNIDLNKGLIA, encoded by the coding sequence AAATAAAAATAGGAACATTACAAGTAGTCTATAAAGATGGAACTATCGAACTTTATGGAGAAAAAAAGGTTGAAGAAAAAATAACTTTAGAAATATATAACAATAGATTTTTTAGTAGAACCATACTTTATGGAGATATTGGTTTTTGTGAAAGTTACATTGACAAAGATTTTGAAACTTCAAATCTTACAAAACTAATAAAACTAGCACTTTTAAATGCAAAATATCTTGGAACTACAAGTGAAAATGAAAAAAACAGACTAATAAATCTAATGCCTATTTTTAATAAAATCAAACATAGTTTAAGAAAAAACTCAAAAACAAACTCAAGAAAAAATATCTCAGCGCACTATGACTTATCAAATGAATTTTATAAACTAATGCTTGATGAAACAATGATGTATTCAAGCGCTGTATTTACAGATAAAAACCAAGATTTATACGAAGCACAAAAAAACAAACTTGAAAAACTTTCATCAAAACTAAACTTAAAAGAAGGTTCTAAAGTTTTAGAAATTGGCTCAGGTTGGGGAGCTATGGCACTTCATTTGGCAAATGATAAAGGTTGTGATGTTACAACGGTAACTTTAAGTGTTGAGCAAAAAAAACTTTGTGAAGATAGATTTAAAGAGCATAAGATAGAAGATAAAATTGACATTTTACTAAAAGATTATAGAGATTTAAACGGAAAATTTGATGCAATAATTGCTGTTGAAATGTTTGAAGCTGTGGGCAAAGAGTATTTTCATATCTTCTTTAAAAAGTGTCAAGAGCTACTAAAACCAAATGGAGTTTTAGTTCTTCAAGTAATCACAATGCCAGACCAAAGATATAAAGCTTACTCAAAAGGGACTGATTTTATACAAAAATATATCTTCCCAGGAGGTCATCTTCCAAGTATCTCTAAAATCCTTGAAGTGACGTCAAAACATACAAGATTAAATTTAAATCATCTTGAAGAGTTTACAGAAGATTATGCAAAAACTTTGAATATTTGGCATGAGAATTTTGAAAAAAAATTAGAAGAAGTTAAAAAATTAGGTTTTGATGAATATTTTATACGAATGTGGAAAATGTATTTAAACTATTGTGAGGCTGCATTTTTAACAAGAAACATAAATCTTCATCAATTGGTTTTCACAAGAGACCAAAATATAGATTTAAATAAAGGATTAATAGCATGA